Sequence from the Gallus gallus isolate bGalGal1 chromosome 12, bGalGal1.mat.broiler.GRCg7b, whole genome shotgun sequence genome:
GAGCCCCAGCCACACCGGCAGGCAGCGAGAAGCAGAGCCCCGTGGCTCTGAGGTAGCCCCTGCCCCTGGGTCAGCAGCGTCCCCGCAGGCAGTGTCCCGTGTGGgcacctgcagctctcccaCAGAGCCAGGGTGGGGAGAACGgggcagtgcagctgcagctcacGGCTGGGACGGGGCATCCTCAAAGGTGATCAGGCTGCTCTCGTGGCCAGCTGCCTTCCCAGCCACACTGGCCTCAGGGAGCAGTGGGCCTTCGCTCttcaccaccacctcctcctcctcgtcctccaTGCTGGGCCAGGCTGTCTGGTCTTCCACGCGCTTCAGCCGCTCATTCAGCGCCTTCAGggccagctgcctgcagagcaaaGGTGGGTGAAGGTTGGTGTGAGGGGACCGTGAGATGCGTTACCCgctctgccctgctcctctTGCCCCACATGCAGCTGgaaccagccctgctgctgcagcgggGTTGTCGTGTCCAGCACCGAGCATCCCTACCATGCCCATGCTGCTCGAGCAGGAGCGGTACTGAAGACAGTGAAGCCAAACAGAGCCACCTCTGCTCTGAAATGCACACTTCCCTTCCCATGTGATGTGCATTTGCCTGCTGTTGGCTCACATGGGGCCACTCTAGGAACTGCACAGGAACAGCGAGCCGGTGCCTTGCCCTATGACCGAAGCGCGGCTGCACATGCAGGAGGGCTGGGTCACGGTGCTGACTGCCTCTCGCTGTGCCAGGTGACGGCACAGCCACAGGAACCGTGTCTCCAGCTCCCTGACCCCTTCCCAGGCCTCCCCCTCATCCCCAGTACTTTGGCTCTGCCTTGGAAAGCCAGGGTGGTGTCCTCCcgccccagcagcactgccaccgcTTCACCGGCGAGCGGGCAGCGGCCAGCTGGCGAACCCACAGAGAGGGCCCCCTTCAGCGCCCTGAGCCTTCACCTCCCCAAATCAAGAGGCCCACCGGCCAACACGTGCCAACAGAGCGGGGTGAGCGGTACCTTCTCCTCTCGGCGTCCTGCGGGTCTGTTCCCGGGAGGCTGATGGTGATGGAGGACGGGGCGCCCACATCGTAGCGCTTCACCGTCTTCCGGCAGAGCCGCACCTTCACCAGAAGCGTGTGCACCAGGTTGGCCGCCAGCCCCACAGCGGGCTGCAGGATCTCGGGGAAGAACGTGGCAAAGGCGAAGTGGTCGGACATGTCTCCGCGGCCCCTACTGTGCCGCTGGTAGAAGCGGAGATAGAcccagctggagagcagcccgAAGCCGTAGGAGGCCAGCGCGGGGCTCTCGATGAGGGTGGCGAGCCGCAGCGcggccagcagcaggagcagcagcacgggCACGGCCTTCATCCGCACCTGGGGCACCCTCAGCACGGTGCTGTCGCCCATGGTCTGCTTGAGGGCCACCAGCACGCCGGCCAGGAAGCCGAGCCCGCCGTGGATGTGCACGTCGAACAGGTAGGCCACGTGGAAGGTGGCGGCGTAGGTGAGGAAGTAGGCGGcggcccccagcagccccaccgACGCGTTGACGACGGCGAAGAAGACGAGCAGCTCCAGGGCCCCCCAGCGCGGCTCCAGCAGCCGCCCGGCCGCCGCCACCGTGCCCAGGCTGAGCGCCACGCCGGCCGCCCGCCGCTCCACCAGCCCGTGCGTCAGCAGCGTCCACAGCCAGCAGCGGGGCAGGAACAGGAAGCCGGGCGTCACCGCCAGCCCGTAGGCCGTGTCCAGCGCGAAGGACAGCGCGTAGAGCAGCAGCACGGCGCCGCTCACCGCCTTCACCACCACGCTGGTGCCGCCCAGCGCCGCCACGCAGTGCTGCCGGGCCACCGGCAGGTACCGCCGCATCTtcgggcccggcccgccgcgGGGAGGAGGCCGACGGGGCCCCGAGCTCCGGGCCTACCCCCGGAGGGGCGGCGCCGGGCCCCCTCGCGGCTCCCCCGCCGGACCCTGCCCCCGCCCGCGCTCGCCGGGCCCCGACCCCGACGCCGCACGTCCCCCCTCGGGCCGCGCCGCTAGGCCAGGCCGGGCGCGGACAAACAGCGCCGCGCGCATGcgccgcgcggggcggggcctgCGCACGAGCGGCGTGGACGGAGCAGAGGGGCGGGGCCTGGGATGGGGGCGGGGCCAAGGAGGGCGGTGGGCGGGGCGTGGGGAGGGAGGCGTAACCCCGCCCGCGCGGCGCCCGCTGTGAGCGGGGACACGTGGGGAGCGTAGGCACGGGCACGTGGACAGCGGCGTGGGAGTCGCAGACGCGAGGGACACTGACACGGCGAGGACACGGAAGTGGGAGGCACAGGCACTGGGGGCACGGATATAGGGGGCCAAATGTGGGGACCACGGACGTGGGGCGCAGATACAGGGGACGTGGAGGGGCACGGATACAGGGGATGTGGACACGAGGGGACAGACACAGGAGACACAGACACGGGGGGACACGGACAGGCAGGACACAGTCACGCAGACATCGGGATGCTGACAAGGAGAGGACATGGGCACTGAgggcagggatgctgtgggacAGGGGTTGGGGATGCGGGGTTGGTGGTGCAGGGGGCAGATTTGGAGGGACACAGACAGGGGACGTGGGTGTGAGGGCACAGCGTGGCACTCAGTGAGCACACAGGGGATGCAGACACAGGGGGATTATGGGGGCACGTGGGCATGCGGCAGTCACAGGGCACTCGGGGACATGGACATGGAGACAAGTTCAGCAGGGGACACAGGGGatgaggggacatggggacagggcagcctggggctgggggcatgGGCTGCATGAGCCCACCCATGTCTTGCCTGTGTCCCCTGGCACAGCCCGGCCAGAGGGAAAAGGCCAACgtcctccccccctcccccccccccatccccccatcaccccctggGAAATGATGCAGCCACCACCTGTGAAGTGAAAATATGAACATTATTTAATAACTGAGTCTCTGTAATAAaccatttgaaaatattttacaaggaGTCACACGCACAATATCTTACAAATTGTCGTTTTGTTGGGTTCTGAAGTTTTCCAACTCTTCtgtacaaaaagaaagaaaagaaaagaagaaaaaaaaagaacaaattcaaaataaattaaattaaaccaATTAAAAACCCAAAGCCTTTGAATGAGCAGAGAGAAGCTTTCGGGGTGGGGAAGGGGCGGACGCGGCGCCGGTGGGACAGggggccggggccgcgccgTCCCTTCCCTCTCTTGGTTTTAACTTAAAATAgactatatatgtatatatttatagttCTGTATAGTGGCGGTTTCTCGCGGAGCACCTAACTAGACTACAGCAGTACACACACTCCTGGTAACACAGAGCCATCTGTTCAAACACGGTTCCCAGAGACAGTAACCAAACACACACTGACTGAGAAAGCTACAAGCAGAATGACCATTAAGTAACCCCAGCGCTTATCAGCGCCTCCCCAGCCCCCCCGGCTGGCCCCGCGCCCGCTGCTGTGCCCCCAAACGCCGGTGGGGCcggggctgggggcagccagcGGGGAGCTGCCAGCACCTGGCACTTGGCACGGCCCTGCTGGGGAcacagggctggggacaggCGGCACGTCCCATCCGGAGACACACGGCGTGTCCCGATAGGGGACGGGCGGCGTGTCCTGTCTGGGGACATATGGCACATCCCGTGTGGGGACAAGTGGCACGTCCCCTCCAGAGACACGCTGTGCATCCTGTTTGGGGGCACAGTGCATCCCATCTGAGGACACGTGGCATTTCCCATATGGGGACACTCAGTGCTTCCCATATGGGGGCACTCAGTACTTCCCATATGGGGACACACAGTGCATCCCATCTGAGGACACCTGGCATTTCCCATATGGGAACACTCAGTGCTTCCCATCTGGGGACACGTGGTGCATCCCATTTGGGGACACACGTCCTGCCCTGTCCCGCTGGCTGGCACGCGGTTTCTTTTGCAGGGCAGGACAGAGGGGCcaagcagagctggggcaggcGGATGGGAAAGGTTTCACAGTGATCTGCAGAacggaaaagaaaaaaaaaaaatacaatttttgtctttttttttttttttttctctccttttcaccCCAATATCTGTGCCCGAGACACATGAATGAGAGCGGATGAGCTGAGGGTGGGGACCATGGGCTTGGTCCGGTCCCGGTGAAGGTGACGCCTGGCTCCCCGCACTGAGCCCCGCGCCGCAGGGACGCTGCCTCTGCTGTCCTCCTGCACCCCGGGGGCGGCATCCCCATAAGCACACCGAGCAGGACAGGCAGGACAACTCctcttccctttttgttttttgtttgtttttttttttgtgtgtaattATTTCCCCTTTTATCCCACGTGTCTTTGTCACCGACGACACGCACCGTcgttctccaggctgaactagATGTAGAAAGATCTGGTTTAAAATCTTGAGGCTAAAAAAATAGGTgaagggggatggggggggggctgcagcggtggggggcagccagagGGGGCTTTCGGAGTCCAAGCGGCCGGGGGGGGCCGGACGCCGTCCCGGCTGGGGGGCCCCTGCCCACACCCCAGCTCTTCTTTGGATGCGGCCGTGGGGAGCGCGGCCCCGAGGccggggggcagtgggggggttGCTCCCATCCCACCGGGCCTTGGAAACAGATGGAGATGGAGGCTGAGAGAACAGGAGGGCGGCGGGCGTGGGTTAAAGGCAGGCGGCCGGGGGCAGCGGGTGCCGGCTGGTGCTGGCGTAGAGGAGCAGCaactgcagggagagcaggacCCCGAGGGAGGGGGTGAAGGACGCCCCTCGGCCGCAGTCTGAGGTATCTTCCTGGGGGGGCAAAGGGAGAGCAGACATGGGGCACTCAAAGAGCCAACACCACACCGCAGGGGGATACGGTGTGAGCCGCCCCTGGTACCCCCCCGTAACGGCGCTCCCCTGGGCCCCAAATGGTGATGCCCCAAATGGTGATGCCCCCTCCCTCAGGCACCCTACGGCTCCGGATTCCCCCAGGGGGAAATCTCGTGGCTCTGATCTCCCCCAGAGAGTCCCCCCAAAGCTCTGTCCCCACCCTTCCCAGGAGGGCACCCCAAGGCTCTGCTGCGCTCCAGGGGGATCCTCCCGCTCTCATCCCGTTCACTCCCCCCCGGCTCAGTGGCCCCTCAGCCCCTCACGTACTGTTGCATTGTAGTCGAAGCAGATGTGGGGGCCTTTCCGGTAGCGGGGCCTGTCCACCAGCTCACACTGGTTCGGGTCTCTCGGGGGAGCTTCGCGGGTCAAGGAAACGATGGGGACCAGTGTGGCAGGGGAACACGGCGCACCTCAAGGTCCTCACGGTGCCCCACGGCCACGAGGCGGcaccccctgccctgccctccccctgccccctTGTCCCTGTGCCACCTGCAGGGACGGCACCGTGCCACCAAAGGATACCCCTGACCTCGGCCTGCAGCAGCTTGACGGACTCGCACTGGCTGCACAGGGGCTTGTCAGCCACCACGAAGAGCAGGTTGGTGTTGGCCAGCCTCTGCGCATGGAACAGCCTGGAGGACGCACGGGTGGCGTTGGCCTTGTGTCaccatcccccccccaaagcccaaCGGGGACACCGCCGGGATGCAGGGGACAGACCCACCTCGAGCAGTTCCCGCAGTCGATGATGGCGTTGTAAGTGGCGTTGACGGTGCTGAAGTAGTACTGCGTCTGCTTCATGATGCAGCTCGTCTCCCTCGCCTCCATGCCGTCTGCCATGACGTCCTCTGCACCGACACAGTGCCCCGTGGCCGTGGGTGCACGGAGAGGGGACATCGCCCACCCGCCCACCCCTGGGACCAACGTGGCTCTCACCTGTCTGGAACCAGCTGCTGTAGGTGAGGCTGTAGAGGAACTGCTGGAAGAGGGACCTGGAGATGGGAATGTGACTGtgtgagctgtgcagtgctggggacacACCGATGTCACCCAGTGGTGCCCCAGGGAAGGGATGAGGCACAGATGGCACTCGTAAAATCACGGAATCATTCAGATTGGAAGAAATGCCTAGggccatcaagtccaactgttgACCCACTGCTGCCAAATCCACCAGTAAGCCAACATGTCCCCAAACACCACATCCACGTCTCGTTGATGCCTCCGGGGACGCTGACCCCAACCACCTCCCCGGACAGCCTGTCCCAATGCTTcacaaccctttcagtaaagacatttttcccgacatccaacctaaacttccccttGCACAACTCCAGGCCACCCCCTCTCATCATACCGCTTGTTGCTCGGCAGAAGAGGTGGACCCCACCTCATCACAGCCTCTTTTGAAGTCACTGCAGAGggcaatgaggtcttcctgaCCTCCCCAGACTACACGatcccagttcccccagcctCTCCCCACCAGATTTGTCCTCTAGGCCCTTTGTTGCCCCCCCATGGACACGCTCCAGCACCCCAACCTCCTTGCCATGTAGggtccagcactgcacacagccctcGAGGCGCACTCACCAGGCTGCCGCCGAGGTCCACCAGGCCAGGCTCAGCAGGTCGGCCACGGTGGGCTGCGGGAAGAGGGGTGGTGAGGTGGTGGGACTCATGAGCCATGCTGGCACACGCACGGGTTGGTGGGCACTCACCACAAAGACACCACGTGGTGCAGCACCCGTGTTGCTCTGGGCCTCCGGGGCACAGACGGACTGGAAGTCGTAGGACTCTTTGCGGGCGTAGAAGGAGTTGTTGTAGAGGGCAGACATCAGGTTGGCGTCCACCTCACTGAAGAACTTGCCCACCTGGAGCGGGACATCGGAACAGTCTGCACCcggtggcacagagcagagtcTGCTTTGGGGTCTGCTGTGGCATGGACTCCAGCGGGGGTGCATAATGTCATGTGTGATATGAGTTTACAGgcctcagctccctgctgccgTCAGGACTGCAGCATTCTAGGGGTTGCGCTGCTCACCTGGTACCAGTGATCCTCCTGGTTGGAGAGCACCAGGAAGCCTCCATCATCAATGAGGACGCAGATGAGGTCCTGGGAAAAGAGGGCAGCGTCACCCACCTGCCTTGTCCTCTGTAGGCAGGAGGGACTGCCAGCACCACCCTCACTCACCCCTCACCCAGGGGCTTCTTCCCCATGGGAGGGCCTGGGGCCACAGGGACCGGGcaccacccagccctgcccaacACTCACCTTGTTGTTGGCCTCGCAGTCCATCTCACAGCTACTCGAGGGGTCACACTGTCAACCAAAATGGTAGCAGAGTGGGTCAGTGAAGTCTGACCACTTCAGAGTGGGTCAGAGCAGTCCTTCCCTGCTCAGGGGGGACGTGCCCCCAGCGGGTTGGAAACTGGTGCCATGTACTGGGTGATGGGGCCGGAGCTGCAGGCCAGTGGGGacgtgggcagcagcacccagaagTGCTCCCCAGCCATGTCCTTGGCAAGCAGagccctgtccccatccccagccctgtccccagcGTACCCGGCGGGAGCCCAGCTGGTCGCGGTCTGTCCGGTTGCTTGCCAGAACCTTGAACTTCTCTGCCCAGGCCTCCAGGTCCAGCTTCACCCCGACCACTGGGGGAGAGGAGCCACAGGCAGAGGGGGGAAGGGGTCAGCCCTGGCTCTGGATGGATGGGGACATCCCCAGCCCAGCGGTACTGTCACACAGCCCCTGCACACCTGCTGGCTTTAGCGTCTTGCCCCCTATGCTGAGCTCCACGGCGGTGCTCACCAGGATCCCAATGGTGTTGTTCTCCAGATCCAGCCCCCGGTAGCCATCTGTGGAGGACAGGGGTGGCATGAAGGGGGCACACAGGGACAGCCAGGGCACAcccacagtgctctgcaggtaCTCACCATCCCGGTAGGGCGGTTTGAATATGTAGCCCTTGTTATCCAGGCTCCTGCGGTAGAAGCTGGCGTTGAAGGGCTCCGGTTCCTCCTCCCAGTCATCTGCGGCTCTGGAAGGGAGCAGACACGGCCATGGGTGCCCCTTGTCCCCTGGCTCTGCCATCAAATGTGCCACCGCAAGAAACCACGCACGGGCACCCCACCAGGACACTCACTTGTTTGGGAAGACACGGGTGATGCCCCCATCTGTGGCAGCGAAGACAGCCAGGAGACTGTacctgcagggagaggggggaTGCAGGGCGTCGGTGGGGCTTTGTTCTGTCCCAGCCTCTCGATGTCCCCAGCCCCCtctgcccccatgtccccaaggGACAGCGACGGGGAAGGGTCCTCTGTCCCCTGCCTACGTGTTGAGGTCCTGGTCCTTCCAGACGCGCTCCACCAGCTGCTGTGTGATGCCCGTGTCCAGGATTAGGTTGTGCAGGAGGAAATTGTCACCTTGGGAGAGGAGCAGCATGAGGTGAGGGCCGGTTCCTGTGGGGCCGCTCGTGCCCCATGCCCTGCATCCCCCCCCGTGAGCTGACCCCGGCTACTCACACTGCTTGGAGTCTGGGGTCACCTTTTCCATGAGGGCAATAAAGTTCTCCAGGAACTCGGTGTTGTTATCTGACAAGTCGAGGTCTTTGCAATACTCTCTGGGGTTTGGGTGACAAAATGCGTGGTTCACAAGGATGAAAAAGGTAAGGTCAGTTTTCCCCCCATGCCAGTTGTGCTCGTGTCCCCTTGCCTGCCAGGCTCCAGCCAGGTGCCCACGGCCCCGTGCCACCTCCTCACCCCAAACCCGGCATGGCAGTGAGGAGTGAGCTGTGCCGGGCTGCGGGCATCTCCACCACCTGTGGTGCCTCTGGCTCCATCACCTCTGCAGCCACTGAGGTGCCACCAATGTGCTGTCACCTCCTCGGTATAAACTGGTGCACCCCACGCCCCGCTCTCCCCAtactggtggcactgggtgcTGTCGCAGCCACCTCGCTATGCGTCCCCATCCATACCCGCAGGCAGTGGTACTTACCTCGGGCACATGCTGGGGGCCCTGGTGACAGGGACAGTGACGCTGTGCCCGCCCTGCTGGGTGCACCCTGGGTCTGGATGCTGGGCACTACCAGGGTGGGGGCAGCCTTGGGACCCTTTCCACAGGGCCACCGTGTCCCCTCTCGGGGGAGCAGCCATCTGCACAGCCGCGCGGATGCACACGGGTACACGGACGGCACGCCCACGGGGAGAACACGGGATATACGGTTTCTGAAAATGACTGGTGGCACGTCCTCTGGGTGCCTGCCTAACAGGAGGAGGCTCGGGGAGCTGCTCCATGGCCCAGAGCGCTTGCCCCACTTTTTTTTCACCCAAAGCtccacagctccagctgcaaaAGCCGCGTCTCTCTGCTGTGTCCCGAGTCAAGGCTCCCTAGCTAAGGCAGGGCAGCttgaggcagagctgctcctcacagTCCATTCTCCATCCCTATCCTGATTGCAGTACGGACAGCTTCTTAATTATAGCATCTGTACATTTCTTGTTGAGATTCTGCTTTGGCTCCCATGGTTCCCAGACCTCACTGCCCCTGTACATGGCCCGAGGACGAAGGACAGCCCCAGAGTCACCTCTGATGCTGCGCTGCAGGCACCATAGGATCGACCTGCCGAATGCAAATTGCAATGATGAAGACCCCACCAGCAGGTTGCTTGGCTGCAGCACTGGTGCATGAGCACACAGACGATCTGCCAGCAGTGTTAATGAGGGATGCTCATGGGTTGCACTCTGCAGCCATGAAGAATAGGGTGCTGGGTGCCTGCACACCCTGCCTGGTGTCCTCTGCTGACTGTGATGCAGGTGGAGGGGCacgtctgtctgtctgtccgtctGTTCGTCTTGGATTTTCAGAAACTATACCTATATATGCACGTGCATAGGCAGGGCTACGCCACGTCCATATATACCACGCTGACCGCAAGCCCCCGGCGGGGACCTGTGCCACCATCACCGTGCGGCACGCGGGCACACAACACAGAGCGGCAGGGGAGGTAGGCAAGGCGAGGTGGGGGCAGCAGGGCCGGGGGGATGCACACCTCGGCAAGCGCACACACAGAGCTACCTGGGAGCAATGAACACATGTCCCTCCGACTCAAAGCTGTTGGGCAGCAGGTATTCAAAATCTGCAACAGAAAGGCGACGTTATCCGGCGGGGTTGCAAACGGAGATGCCGGGGGGCTCAGGAGGGAGAGAGACGGACAGAGAGAGGGCAGGGACAGAGACTGGCTGCGTTGGTaacaagagagaaaggaaagccgTCGTGCTGGCCGGCGGCCCCTGCGGCACGGAGTGCCCACCAACGCGCTGCCGGCGTGGGGAGGATTTGGACCGAATTGGCGTCGGAGCACGGTTGGCTCGGTTGGGCGGCACGCTGGGACGCGCGCACGCACACGCATATATATGCGCACGTGGATATATATGCATGTTTGGTGGCGTCTCTCTCTTATTAGGGTCATCGACAACGGGAGGGAACCGCATGCTGTGCTCGTGGAGAACCGCCGAAACACTTGGTCGTCGGAGAGAAAAGGAGTTTTCAGGCATCGGCATGGCCAAACCAGGCACCTTGACGAGGACAGTCCAACCCGCGGCTCACCAGGGAGAGGGGCCGAGCAACGCGCTGTGGGGTCCTGCTGCGGGGCCCCCCCATCCCTGGGGCACAGCCGCAAGCCCTCGGCCACCCTGCTCCGATGTGGGGGGTCCTCGCTCCCGGGGATGTCCCCTTGGGGCGGCGGTGGATGCGTGTGTGTGGGGAGGTGACATCCCAGGTCCCCACGGTGTCCCCCCACCCACAGCGCGTTGTGCGGCCGGGCAGTGCGGCACGGCCAGAGGTTGGACTGTTGCTCTCCGAGGGCTGTAGGCAGGGACTGGGAACAAGCCgatgagaggaggaggaggagaggagcacAGAACGCTCGCACCGAGCCCATCCGCATCGCCATTGCAGGGGCGCGGGAGGAGGCAACTCAAGGCTGATGGGACAGGGCTGAGGGGGACACCGCTGCCCGCTGCCGCTCCCTGGCTCCCGGCCCCGCTGTTCCCTCCATGTCCTCCCGCCATGGCCGTGTAGGTGCCGTGTGATGTGGGTGTGGGCACGGCGGGGACGCTGCCGTGCCCCACCATGGGTTACACTGGTGACAGCCACCTGGCTGTGTGGGGTGACCGCCTGCAGCCCCTGATGCCGGGACATCAAGCCCTGGGGTGAGAGCTGGTGCCTGGATGGGGCTGATGGcatccctgcagggcaggggacACGCGGCACGGTGAcatcacagcccagaaagcccaTCCCAGGGGGCAAGGGAGCGGCGGCGAGGGCACCGCTGGGGTCCCTGGGCCCCGTCCCTCCACCCcgcacccccagccctgctctgcacagccctaTCCCGTTCAGGTTGAGTTGTcttggggggggagaggagaggggaagcagaggagcCGGGTTAAGGGTGGGGGAGAAGAGAGCCGGAGGGGTGAGAGCAAGGAGAGGGCAGCGAGAAGAGGGTTCGGCAGAGGAGGAGCGGGATCCCGGCTAGCTACGGAAAACCTCGTCCATCAAAAACGATTTTGGATGAGACCGGGCCTGGAGCAGTATCAGGT
This genomic interval carries:
- the TMEM115 gene encoding transmembrane protein 115, translated to MRRYLPVARQHCVAALGGTSVVVKAVSGAVLLLYALSFALDTAYGLAVTPGFLFLPRCWLWTLLTHGLVERRAAGVALSLGTVAAAGRLLEPRWGALELLVFFAVVNASVGLLGAAAYFLTYAATFHVAYLFDVHIHGGLGFLAGVLVALKQTMGDSTVLRVPQVRMKAVPVLLLLLLAALRLATLIESPALASYGFGLLSSWVYLRFYQRHSRGRGDMSDHFAFATFFPEILQPAVGLAANLVHTLLVKVRLCRKTVKRYDVGAPSSITISLPGTDPQDAERRRQLALKALNERLKRVEDQTAWPSMEDEEEEVVVKSEGPLLPEASVAGKAAGHESSLITFEDAPSQP